DNA from Verrucomicrobiales bacterium:
ATCCTGGATGGTTACGAGGATGTTCGAAGGTTTGAGATCACGATGGATTATCCCCTTCTGGTGCGCATGCTGAATCGCGTGACAGAGTTGGATAAAAAGTTTCAGGCGATCTTCAAGAGGCACCTGATTCACAGCGCAATACTCTGTAATCCGAACGCCACGAACCAACTCCATGACAAAAAAAGGACGACCCATTTTCGTCGCGCCGCCATCCAGCACACGGGCGATACTCGGATGATCCATAAGCGCTAACGCCTGCCGCTCCGCTTCAAATCGAGCCACAACGCTCTTGGTGTCCATTCCTACACGGATCACTTTGAGTGCGACATGGCGGCGAACGGGTTCGGTCTGCTCTGCGCGATAAACGATGCCGAACCCTCCTTCACCGATTTTCTCGACAATTTTGTAGCGTCCGATGCAGTCGCCTATGCGCTCCTCACCCGAGATCAGTGTCCCGTCGGTTTCCATGGAATCCCGCAGAAGCGTAGCTACACCCTGTTCCAGAAATCTGTCCCCCTGGTCGTTGGCCATCAGGGCTTCCACTGATTCTTTGAGCTTCGGGTCGTGAGCAGTCAAGCGAGCCACAAAAGCGGCCCGAGCCTCGACTGGCTGTTCTAAAGCCTGCAGAAAGATTTCGCGTTCCTCAGTCATTTGATGGCTTTCGGTATTAAGCCGGAATAACAGGCGCAAAAGCAAAGCCCGGCCCGCAAACTTTTTAGCGGCGCGCGGGCATGGAAATCTGTCGGCCGATTTGGCGTCTCAACCATGCTCGCGCATACGTCCAGATTGCCTCGGTGCTCCTCAAGGGGATTCCCAAGGTCGAGGCGGCCTCGGTCATGGTCATACCCGCAAAATAGCGCAGTTTAACCAGATTCGCCGCAGTTGGATCCTCTTTTGACAGGGCTTGGAGAGCCTCGTCAACTGCGAGTAGTTCTTCGGAAGGACCCTGATCGACCCAGTGGTCTTCCTTAAGCTGCTCAGCTGAGGCCCCACCGCCACGCTTTGCCGCCTGCTTCCGGCGGGCTGAGTCTACAAGAATTCGGCGCATGGACTCGGCAGCTGCGGAGAAAAAGTGCGCTCTGT
Protein-coding regions in this window:
- a CDS encoding sigma-70 family RNA polymerase sigma factor; amino-acid sequence: MSEVTRILGEIRDGKQQSAEQLLSLVYTELKRIAAQKMAGEASGHTLQPTALVHEAWIRLVGDGDPNFENRAHFFSAAAESMRRILVDSARRKQAAKRGGGASAEQLKEDHWVDQGPSEELLAVDEALQALSKEDPTAANLVKLRYFAGMTMTEAASTLGIPLRSTEAIWTYARAWLRRQIGRQISMPARR